AATCTTCAAAATCCGCTCAAGCTCGGCAACAACTTCAGGAGTTGCTGTGAAATTCACGAGAACGTAAATTCCATCACGAATTTTGTTAATCTCATACGCAAGCCGGCGTTTGCCCATTACGTCATGCTTAGTAATTTCACCGCCGTTTTGGATGATGCCTTGGAATTTTTCGACTAAAGCTTGAACAGCTTCTTGCTCAAGTTCAGGACGAAGAATATACATCACTTCGTATTTGCGCATTTGTTTCACCTCCTCTTGGACTATGGCCCCCAAATCATTTCGCTTAGGAGCAAGGAACGAGCATAAACTCGAACTATATTAATATACCAAATCAGAACCGCCAACGCAAGCTCACACATTTTTAAGCCGAACCCTGCGCACAATATAAGTGCGATTACAATCTTATTATGATTCCCTTAAATCTCAGAAAGGAGACATTTACCATGGGTGAAAGAACAGAATACGAAGAAGGCGACAAGGCTCCAAATCCAGGAATATATACGGAGGTTGGTGAAGCGCGAAGCTTCCATACTCAAGTCAACAACCCCAAACAGATTAAGATGGAAAAAGGCGATACTTTCCCTGAGACCAGCAATAAGAATCGCAAATGGAAAAAAGCTGAGAAGGCTCGTGTTCATTAATACAGAGCATTTGCCGCCTAAGGTAAAAAGAATTTCGTAATTTATTTTTCCAGGTTGAATAAAAAGTATTACTCTGAGCATAATACACTTCAGACGGCGATAGCGTAGAGAGGTGTGGTTCCGTTGAACCAATCAGCGAGTAACGACGCTTTAGGAGACTAATTTACATTAGCCAAGAGAGGTGTGGTTCCGTTGGGCCAGTCAGCGAGTAACACCGCTTTAGGAGTCTTATTCACTGTCGAGAGTAGAAACCAAGATAATAACGGTTTATTGAAGACCCCTCTTCGATAAGACGTGTCGCGAATGATCGCATATCAACGTTTCTGAGTTCGTTAGAAAAAGAATTCCAATAAGCTTCGCCGTCGACCAGAAAAGGACCTGTAAAAAGGTCCTTTTCCCTTTTGTATGTGCGAGCCATCTGACGTATTGTTCCTGAAATACCAAAAAGATCTTCCACACATTTGTGTAGAAGATCTTGAATTTCAAAGCTATGGCGGAGAGGGTGGGATTCGAACCCACGCACGCCTTGCGACGCCTAGTTGATTTCGAGTCAACCCCCTTGGGCCTCTTGGGTACCTCTCCTTACAGCAAGAATGATTATATCATGATTTATGAACATTTGCAACAGTGTCCCTTCATGACTTCAAGCATTTTTCATTCATTGTCTGTAGCTTCTGTCTCAGAGGCAGTGGAGCGCAGCACCTTCTTCATATTCTTCTCAAACTTGGCTCTTGGAACAAGCACACTGTGCTTACATCCAACACATTTGATACGAATATCCATCCCCATCCGGATAATCTCCATCTCATTACTGCCACATGGGTGATTCTTCTTCATTTGAACAATGTCACCTAGCTGAAACTGTTTCCGCTCCATTTTGCCTTCCCCCTTTATTCTCTAAGTGAAATATCACTCAAGTCTGGCATAGCTTAACTGCCAAGTTTAGCGCTCTCCTCCTGCTCCAGCGCTTCCTTTGCATACATCTGCATCAGACGTTCCGCTTCCGATCTGGCACCCGGCTGACATTCCACAGCGATCCGTATTACGTATTCACTGGCCGTTAAAGACTGGATTCCAAGTACATTCGGCACCTGTTCAATCTCATCATGCTTCTCTTTCATTTCACGCATAGCCTTCTCCAGCAATTCAATGCTATCCTCAAGCTTCTTCGTATTACTGAAGGGCAGATCAATTACCGCCAGCGCAGTCCCGATGGAATAATTCGTCACATTGGCAATCATGCCATTGGGAATGATATGCACCTCTCCTGTCCAGCTTACCAATCTCGTCGACCTTAGCCCAATCATCTCAACCGTACCTTTTAGTGCGCCAGTCTGAATGACGTCGCCTACCGCAAACTGATCCTCTAATATGATAAAAAATCCAGTTATTACATCTTTAACCAAACTTTGCGCACCGAAACCAATGGCCATCCCCAGTACTCCAGCCCCTGCGATCAATGGACCAAGTTGGAAGCCAAGCTCCCCAAGCACAATTAATACCATAATAAAGTTGCTAATGACCGAAGTCATATTTTTCAACAGCTCACCAACCGTCACAAATCTGCGTGGATTTACTTGCAGTCTTCCCTTCTCTTTCCTCTGCAGAGAACGATCAATAATCCGGAAAATAATTCTTACCAATATACGAGTTAATATGAAGATCAAAATAATCCGTACGGCAGCCCACATGAAATTCTGCCACATATCCATATCGGTGAACCAGCTTATCATGCCATCCGTCCATTTCTTTGCTGCTTCCACCGCTTCTGCCGGATCATCAATTGTCGTCTCCCCACTTAATAAGCCTATCATTTATTCATATCCTCTCCTATCAGTGGTGTTCAAAAAGGCCAGTTTTCAGCACCGAAGCCTATGTTTCCGATGTGCATTTTTTCAAAACGCTTTAGTTGGATGAAGCTAGGGTCTGAGAAGCGAAGCGTTACGTTTTGGGTACGTGAGTACCTAAGATGTTTCCGTAGGAAACATAACTTCGTAAGCATCTACTTAGGCCCAGCTGAATTCAAGATTCGATGCCAAGTTACTTCTTCATTCACTTCGTGTTAGATATAGAATTTATTCGTTATCAACGGAGTTGATGAATTTCTATATTGCAAGAAAACCTACCTTTGAATTACGGTCGCTCCTCCTTGAATGACTTCGATCAGTTTTCTTATCAAAAGCGGACTTTTTGAACTACTTCTATAAGCTGATGTTGTCATATTCTCCTGTTTCACGGCGCATATAGATGCCGCGAATCTCCACTTGCTCCCGAGCTACAACGTCCTTCACCACAGTCAAGAATTGTTGAGGAAATTGAATGGACAACGCACAACCCGCTGTAATCTCTTTCGGGGTCGGGCATAAGTCTATCTCTACCTCAGCATATTCAAGCAGCATTTCGGCACGCAGCGCTTGTTGGGTAGAATCGAAGGCCATTACCAGCCAGTCTTCCAAAGTCTAGTCTCCCCTTTTTTAGAACGCTCTTTTTATGAACTATGACTTAAGTACGAGTATATATTCCCCTCGATTTCCATATACTATCTACTACCGTTACAAGAGTGGCATAGGTATAGATTCATGTCTATGTAACCTATTTTAATACGCGTGAAAGGAAGATACCATGTCTCAGATTCAACCACCGCTACGCAGCCAGGACATCCCTTACTTGAAGATCGCCCACACCGAACCTGGTATTAAATCCGTCATTATTCACCGCCTCTTGCTGCACTTCGCTAAAGTGTGCCCGGGCCAGGATATCGTCATCGTATGCATCGGTACAGATCGTTCTACTGGAGACTGTCTTGGACCTTTAGTCGGCACTTCATTGTCTAAGTGGAATAGCAAGCACTTTCACGTCTATGGCACCTTGGAGGAGCCTGTGCATGCGATGAATTTAAGAGATACCCTACAGCAAATTAATGAAAAATTCAACCAACCCTTTATTATCGGGATCGATGCTTGCCTTGGGCAGACCTCCAGCGTCGGCTCCATTCAAGTCGTACAGGGGCCGCTGCGTCCTGGAGCTGGGGTAAATAAAGAATTACCGCCGGTCGGCGATATCCATCTTACGGGAATCGTCAACGTCGGCGGTTTTATGGAGTATTTCGTATTGCAGAACACAAGGCTTAGCCTTGTTATGCGTTTATCTGAGATTATCGCCAGCAGCGTCTATGCTGCTATTAAAGAATGGAATCGCTCGTTCATTCCCCTGATCCAGCGAGAGCAATAGCTTCCAATTCCTCTGGGGAGAGCGCATGCGGCGACTCTCCCTTTGCCAGGGGCTTAGCATATACATAGGACCCGTCACGATTGTAAAGTCCAGTAATGACCACACCATCCTTAGCATCATTAACTATCGCAATAGAGAAGCTTAGATCATTTCCACGTTCACCAAATGCATTGTAACGTTTAATACCGATCTTTGACTTCTGCTTAGGAAGTAATTGGCTAATCGCCGATATCTCTGCACTTTGCTTCGTCTGGAGCTCTTCAATTTTGTCCTGCCCTAGCTTCAAATCGATGAGCAAGCTCTCTAAATCTTCAACTCCGGTGCCGCCCATCATCAATTCATATTTCTTGCGTATCTTTCTAAGCTTACTGCCTTGGATGAAGTTCCAAATCAACAGCCATAAGAACACTACCACCAAACCAACTACAATCCATACCATCTGATCTAAAAAGAGCTCATTCCATTCCCGCATGCTTTTTCCCCTCTATGCCTAATATGACTCAGTAATCCTCTTTATAGCTAACACTAAAGCGTCGACATCATCAACCACAGTATTGTAACCTATGCTGGCGCGTACCGCGCCACCCTTCATCGTACCTGCTGTCATATGCCCTAAGGGAGTACAATGATAGCCTGCCCTTACAGCAATTCCATAATCCTTATCTAATAGAAAAGCGACCTCTGAAGCATCCCTATCTGCTATAACAAAGGAGACAATTCCTGTCCGGTCTTTGCCAATCTCCGGCCCAAGCATTGTTAATCCGGGGATTTCTGATAATCCCACCATTAACCTCTGAGTCAATTCCCACTCGTGCCGATATATACTCTCCGGGCCTTGTTCAAGAATATACTTAACGCCTTCTCCCAATCCAGCGATGCCTACCGTATTTGCGGTTCCTGCTTCATAACGGTCTGGACGTACAGCAGGCTGTTCTAGCTCTTCAGACTGGCTCCCCGTCCCTCCATGGAGTAAAGGAACCAAATCAATCTTCGAACTAATATATAAGCCGCCCGTTCCCTGCGGACCAAGCAGTCCTTTATGTCCTGGAAAGGCCAGCAAATCCACACCCAGTTCCTCGACATCTATTGGATAATTTCCAGCCGTCTGAGCGGCATCCAATAGCATAACGGCCCCATATTCATGGGCAAGCTGACTCATCTTACGCACAGGAGCTATACTTCCCAGCAAATTCGAGCTATGGGAACAGACCACCAGAGCTGTATTAGAACGGAAGCTGCTTCGCAGTAGCCCCATTTCCATTTCACCCAACGGACTGACCGGAATATAATCCACTTCTATCCCTATTGTCCTGCGTAGGAATTCCAGTGGCCTTCTGACAGAGTTATGTTCCACCATCGTGGCAATAACATGATCCCCCGGCTTTAACCATCCCTTGATCGCCAAATTCAATGCTTCTGTTGTATTTGACGTAAAGACAATATCATTTGGATTGGAAATATGGAACAATTTTGCCAGCAAGGATCGGGTGCGGAACAATTTTCTCGCAGCCACTAGTGCCATCCCATGATTACCGCGCCCCGAACTTCCAACCTGTCCCTCTATCATTTCCAGCATCACCTTGCCTACACCTGGGGCTTTAGGCCAGGATGTAGCAGCGTGGTCCAAATATATTGCGGGCTGATTGACCATCGTTTCCCCCCTCTGCCTTCATCTGACAAGGAAATATCATCACTTAGACCAAGAGTGACATACCCATCCCCGCCCATGGATAATCCCCCCATGGATAAACAGGATAAATATGCCACTTCATTTTATTGGCTCAATATATCCAGCAATCTTTGCAGGTCTTGTTTACTATAATAGTTAATTTCGATTTTACCTTTATCTTTATTTTCCTTAATCTTAACTGTCGTTTTATACCTCTCACGCAATCCCTCTTCTACCTCTTCAATATACGGATCGCGTTTTTTAACAGCGGTTTTCTTGCTTTCCAATTTCTTCTTGTCTAGCTGTTGAACAGCATTTTCCAGATCACGAACGCTCCACTCGTGATCAATACACTGCTTTGCTAGTTGCATAATTACAGCAGAATCCTTCAAGCCAACTAATGCTCTAGCATGGCCCATGGATAATGTTCCACGTGAAACATATTCCTTTACTTCATCCGGAAGAGATAGCAATCTCAGGAAATTGGCGATGTGCGATCTAGACTTCCCAACTTTGAGAGATAATTCCTCTTGTGTCAATTGGAATTGATCCATCAACCCTTGATAGGCGACTGCGACCTCCATCGCATTCAAATTCTCACGCTGTAGGTTTTCGATCAGAGCAATCTCCATTACCTGTTGATCGGAAAAGGACTTAACAACAGCCGGGATTGAGGTGTTCCCACAAAATTGGGATGCACGAAAACGCCGTTCTCCAGCGATAATCTCATACCCTTTTAGTACACTACGAACAATAATAGGTTGAATAACGCCATGTTGACGAATAGATTCAGCCAATTCCTTGATCGATTCCTCATCAAAAGTCTTCCGAGGCTGATATGGATTAGCACGAAGCTGATTCAAAGGAATCTCAATCACTTTCTCATCTTCATCTATGGAAAGCGACGGAATCAAAGCATCCAATCCTTTACCCAAACGCTTACTCATTAGAAACCACTTCCTTTGCCAACTCTAGGTATACTTCCGCCCCTTTGGATCTCGGATCATATGTGATAATCGACTGGCCATGCGAAGGTGCCTCACTTAGACGCACATTTCGAGGGATGACCGTCTTGTACACTTTTTGCTGGAAATACTTCTTAACTTCTTCGATCACTTGAATTCCCAGATTTGTTCGAGCGTCGAACATCGTCAGAAGAACACCTTCAATTTGCAATGAGGTATTCAAGTGTTTCTGAACGAGACGCACCGTATTCAGCAACTGGCTCAAACCTTCCAGCGCATAATACTCACACTGAATTGGGATCAGGACGGAATCCGCTGCTGTTAAAGAATTTAGAGTCAGAATACCTAGTGATGGCGGGCAGTCGATCAAAATATAATCATAGGAACGCTTCACCTGCTCCAATGACTTCTTAAGACGTACTTCACGAGACACCGTAGATACAAGCTCAATCTCGGCACCCGCCAACTGGATCGTGGCCGGAATAATATCCAGGCCCTCAATTTCAGTTTGCGTGATTGCATCCTTCGGATTGACATCATTAATCAGCACATCATAAATACAATTAGCTACATCAGCCTTATTAATGCCAACACCGCTAGTCGTATTCCCCTGAGGGTCGATATCAATGAGCAGTACTTTCTTACCGATCGTGGCAAGACCTGCTCCCAAATTTACGGACGTCGTTGTTTTTCCAACTCCGCCTTTTTGATTGGCTATGGCAATGATTTTAGACAATCCATTTCACCTCAATATATAAGAAGAATCTTCTTGTAGATTTTCTAAGATTGTAACTACTAAGCTGCAGCTACAAAAAGACCAAAACATTGGTAGTTCTGCTAAGCTACAAACTTGAAATGAAGCAAATCAACATTTCAGAAAATGATCGAAAAAGAAGCTGACCCCCAACCCTGTCCGGTTATGGTCAGCGAACATAGAACTTATCTCTTTGGAATCTGAATCACAATTTCATAATGATCGTCGTGATCCTTCTCTTCTGTCTTGATCTGCAACCCTGAACCCGAAACCATATCAATCGATTGTCGTATCGTATTTAAGGCCAATCTGACATCCTTGGTGAAAGAGATCCGCTTAGACTTCTTCTTGTTCTTATTCACTTCTTTGTAGAAAGCAATTCTAGCTTCCGTCTGCTTAACGTTCAATTCCTTATCGATAATTTCCTTTAATACCTTAAGCTGTAGCTCTTCTGTATCCAGTGAAAGCAAAGCTCTGGCATGACGCTCCGTAATTTTGCGCTCCATCAAGGCATTCTTGGCATCAT
The window above is part of the Paenibacillus lutimineralis genome. Proteins encoded here:
- the rpsF gene encoding 30S ribosomal protein S6 — protein: MRKYEVMYILRPELEQEAVQALVEKFQGIIQNGGEITKHDVMGKRRLAYEINKIRDGIYVLVNFTATPEVVAELERILKISDEVIRYLITKDVA
- a CDS encoding YjzC family protein, with the translated sequence MGERTEYEEGDKAPNPGIYTEVGEARSFHTQVNNPKQIKMEKGDTFPETSNKNRKWKKAEKARVH
- a CDS encoding DUF951 domain-containing protein, producing MERKQFQLGDIVQMKKNHPCGSNEMEIIRMGMDIRIKCVGCKHSVLVPRAKFEKNMKKVLRSTASETEATDNE
- a CDS encoding mechanosensitive ion channel family protein; the encoded protein is MIGLLSGETTIDDPAEAVEAAKKWTDGMISWFTDMDMWQNFMWAAVRIILIFILTRILVRIIFRIIDRSLQRKEKGRLQVNPRRFVTVGELLKNMTSVISNFIMVLIVLGELGFQLGPLIAGAGVLGMAIGFGAQSLVKDVITGFFIILEDQFAVGDVIQTGALKGTVEMIGLRSTRLVSWTGEVHIIPNGMIANVTNYSIGTALAVIDLPFSNTKKLEDSIELLEKAMREMKEKHDEIEQVPNVLGIQSLTASEYVIRIAVECQPGARSEAERLMQMYAKEALEQEESAKLGS
- a CDS encoding DUF3343 domain-containing protein, with amino-acid sequence MEDWLVMAFDSTQQALRAEMLLEYAEVEIDLCPTPKEITAGCALSIQFPQQFLTVVKDVVAREQVEIRGIYMRRETGEYDNISL
- the yyaC gene encoding spore protease YyaC — protein: MSQIQPPLRSQDIPYLKIAHTEPGIKSVIIHRLLLHFAKVCPGQDIVIVCIGTDRSTGDCLGPLVGTSLSKWNSKHFHVYGTLEEPVHAMNLRDTLQQINEKFNQPFIIGIDACLGQTSSVGSIQVVQGPLRPGAGVNKELPPVGDIHLTGIVNVGGFMEYFVLQNTRLSLVMRLSEIIASSVYAAIKEWNRSFIPLIQREQ
- a CDS encoding DUF4446 family protein — protein: MREWNELFLDQMVWIVVGLVVVFLWLLIWNFIQGSKLRKIRKKYELMMGGTGVEDLESLLIDLKLGQDKIEELQTKQSAEISAISQLLPKQKSKIGIKRYNAFGERGNDLSFSIAIVNDAKDGVVITGLYNRDGSYVYAKPLAKGESPHALSPEELEAIALAGSGE
- a CDS encoding aminotransferase class V-fold PLP-dependent enzyme, encoding MVNQPAIYLDHAATSWPKAPGVGKVMLEMIEGQVGSSGRGNHGMALVAARKLFRTRSLLAKLFHISNPNDIVFTSNTTEALNLAIKGWLKPGDHVIATMVEHNSVRRPLEFLRRTIGIEVDYIPVSPLGEMEMGLLRSSFRSNTALVVCSHSSNLLGSIAPVRKMSQLAHEYGAVMLLDAAQTAGNYPIDVEELGVDLLAFPGHKGLLGPQGTGGLYISSKIDLVPLLHGGTGSQSEELEQPAVRPDRYEAGTANTVGIAGLGEGVKYILEQGPESIYRHEWELTQRLMVGLSEIPGLTMLGPEIGKDRTGIVSFVIADRDASEVAFLLDKDYGIAVRAGYHCTPLGHMTAGTMKGGAVRASIGYNTVVDDVDALVLAIKRITESY
- a CDS encoding ParB/RepB/Spo0J family partition protein; translated protein: MSKRLGKGLDALIPSLSIDEDEKVIEIPLNQLRANPYQPRKTFDEESIKELAESIRQHGVIQPIIVRSVLKGYEIIAGERRFRASQFCGNTSIPAVVKSFSDQQVMEIALIENLQRENLNAMEVAVAYQGLMDQFQLTQEELSLKVGKSRSHIANFLRLLSLPDEVKEYVSRGTLSMGHARALVGLKDSAVIMQLAKQCIDHEWSVRDLENAVQQLDKKKLESKKTAVKKRDPYIEEVEEGLRERYKTTVKIKENKDKGKIEINYYSKQDLQRLLDILSQ
- a CDS encoding ParA family protein is translated as MSKIIAIANQKGGVGKTTTSVNLGAGLATIGKKVLLIDIDPQGNTTSGVGINKADVANCIYDVLINDVNPKDAITQTEIEGLDIIPATIQLAGAEIELVSTVSREVRLKKSLEQVKRSYDYILIDCPPSLGILTLNSLTAADSVLIPIQCEYYALEGLSQLLNTVRLVQKHLNTSLQIEGVLLTMFDARTNLGIQVIEEVKKYFQQKVYKTVIPRNVRLSEAPSHGQSIITYDPRSKGAEVYLELAKEVVSNE